The genomic DNA CGCCCTGGGAGATGCTGAACCACGTCAGTTCCTGCGCGCTGGGCCGTCCACCACGGGCACGTGCAGCCACTCGCCGCCCGGCTTGCTTTCGAAATAGAACGTCAGGCTGCGCTTGTACGTGGTCGTGTCCTGGTAGGTGCCATTGATGAGGATGAGCTTGCCCTTCAGCGCCGGCCACTGGTGCAGGCCCTGCTGTTGCGACGAGACGGTGGCGCTCGCTTGGGCGGCCAGTGCCAGGCTGCCGGCCAGTATCAGCTGTTTGAGGATGTTGTTGATCATGTAGCGTTTGATGAAAAGTGCGTGATTGCGCTGGTCGGTACGTCCCTATGCCGAGCCGAGACGCTTCCAGAATCGCTTGTCGACCACGGTGCGGACAATCCTGCTATCGGCACCGATGTAGATGTCCACCCGGCTGAACGGCGGCTTCAGCTCCACGCCGTCCCGGCTGGCGAGTGGCAGGCTGACTTCGACGTAGTAGTCCGGACCGGGCCAGCGTGCCGTGCGGAACTCCAGGCGGGCGCCCGGTTCGATGAGGTCCTTGACAATAGCATTGTCTTCGTTGAAGAAATAGCCCACCGGCGCTGTCGCGTCAGCGCAATGGTGCAGCACCACGAGGGGCGTCAGCCGCGCCTGCGCGCTCGCGGTCAGCCACAGCAGAACGAGCGTGCCGAGCGCGATCGCGGGTTTTCTGCAGTACGACCGGGCCATGGCCATAGGACTGCCGGATCGTCGCGCCTGCCGTACGAGCTGTCGCCAGCGCGCCTCAATCCGCACTGAAGCGGGCCCAGAAATCGGTGTGCACGACAGTGCGGACGATTTTGGCATCGGCACCGATATACACGTCCACCCGGCTGAAAGGCGGCTTGAATTCGACGCCATCGCGACTGGAGAACGGCAGGCTGACATCCATGTAATAGTCCGGCTTTGGATTACGCGGGGTGCGGAACTCGCGGGTTTGGCCGGGATGGATCTCTTCCTTCAGGATCGTACTGTCCCTGTTGAGAAAGAACATGACTGGCTCACGCGCGTCCGCGGCGTAATGCAGCGCGATCAGCGGGCTGGTCTTGACATACCCGACAAACCCCAGCCACAACAGGCCGAGACATGCAACGATTTTGAATATTTTGATCAACTCAGCAACTCATTATTGAGGGCATTCGTGCGGACGTTTCGCCTTGTTCCGGGGCGTGCCCCAAGGGATCGGCACGCTGGCGATCAGCTTGAGCAGGGTCGCGACATTCAGCGCGGCCGGCTTGCATTGCTGATACAGGCGCACGCCAAATTTGATGGAAAGCTGGTCTGGAACATCGTCGAACGTATTGGCCCAGGCCCCGTTCTCCGGATGATTTTGGACAGTAGGCTTTTCGAGATCCTTGACCTTTACCCAGACATCGCTCGCCGCCTGCGCAATGCCGGCGCCACCAAGCAGTTCGCTTTCGTCGAAGCCACACGCCGCTCCCACATAGCCATAATGGATATTCGACCAGATATCGAAATAATAGTCTTCGTTGCCGTAACGCTGCCAACCTTTGCGGAAGATGTTCTGCTTGCTCAGGCGTGCCAGCAGGATCGGCTTGTGGTCCCACGGCCGGTGCGGCCCTACCCGTTCCGCCCAGATCGTATAGGCCATGGTCTTTTGGCTGAGTGCGATACTGGCAAAATCCGGCGGGCCGCCTAGCTTCGCATACCACGGCAACGCCTGCCACGCCTGCATTTCCTTGTTGATATCGTAGGCATTCGCCGCCGTCATCTTGCGCCCCTGCTCGGAAAACGGATTCTGGCGCATCTCCGTCACCATGTACTCGGCGATCGGGATCACGTCGTTGCCGCAATTGCACACGCGCAGCTGCTTGGCCTTGGCATCGGCCACCGGCGTCGTATTGGTGGCCGCGACCAGCCGCATCGGCTTGCCGTTCTTGTCCAGGATCGCGCTCATGCGTCTTCCGCCACCAGGTAGATGCGCACATGCTCCTGCTCCAGCGTCTGCTTGAGCAGGTGGGTGTGGCCTTGCGCATCCGTGGTGCCGTGCTCGACGCTGCCGTCCTCGCGTTCGATGGCATAGTCGGTATGCGCCAGCGGCTTGCCATCGCTGGCGCCGAGCAGCACGTAGCGGTCGTCGTACTGGCCCGGCACCCATGGCGCCTCGTCCAGCGCCTGCTCCAGCGCCTGCTCCAGCGCCTCCGGCGCCAGCGTCGCCGCCAGCGCGGCGGCGGCCGGCTGGAACCAGGCCGTGACCACTGGCGCGCCGGTCGGGTCGCCAATGCCGTGGATGCCGTTCAGCGTCGAGGCCAGCGGGCAGCCGTTGCTGCTCTTGTCGCCATGCAGGGCCTGCGGCAGGCCGTCGGGCAAGGTGAAATGGTGATCGCCGGCCACCACCACGCAGTTCTTCCTGCAGGCGATGGGGCTGCCGTGGTGGGCCAGCGGCTTGCCGTGGCTGTCGTATTGGGGGTGGCCCGCCTTGACGGTGCCGCCGCAGGAGGCAGCGTCGCCTTGGCGGATCCAGCCGATGATGCTCATATCGTTGCGCGATGGTTGTTAATTTGCATTAATATTTTAACAGCAACAGCACCATCGTGCGTAAACACGGCCAACCGGGCCGCACGGATGACCAGCAGCCGACCGCTTGTGCCACCCGGATCAGCTGCGCGGTACAAACCGGACCCAGGTGCGCAGGAAGGTGCGCGCCTGCAACGCTTCCGCCGCCAGGGCTTCCTGCGTGATGGTGCCGTCATCCAGATCCATGCTCAACCTGCGCTCCCGCTTCGCCGCCGTGGCGGCCTTCTCGTCCCCACTGTCCTTGCGGGTGGACGCCTCCTCGAATCCGTGCGAATGATAGCTTGCCAGATAGTAATGGCGGAGTAGCTCGTCGTCGCAGGCCGGCAGATCGAACCCAGGTAATCTCGGCGTCAAGGCCGCGATCAATTGTTCGCGGGTCAGCGGCGTCGGGTCGCGATGCCCCATCCGCGGGGTCGAGTGCCAAAGGTTCGGGTCCGAGCTGCTGATGCGTCCGTGCGCGGGCAGGCGCGGCGACCGGATGACACCCGGGCTGGTCACGCCACCGTGCCGCCTGATCATCTTGTTGCGCCGTGCCGCGATGTCCGTCTTCAGTACCTGCGGCAGCTTTGCTTCCAGCCCCGGGTCGCCCTCCAAGTCCTCGTAATTGTCCGGGCCTTGCATCGCCGCGTCGTTCTCGAAGGTGAGATTGAAGAACACGGTGGTGCCACGACTGTCCTTGTGGAACCCGACGTTACCACGCCGGTCGAACTGGCAATCGACGTCGATCACGACTGTATGGGTGGCGAAGATCTGCTCGGCGTTCTTGTCGATATATTGAAGTTGCCCGGCCTGTCTCAGCGTTCCTTTGACGAACACGACAATCCAGGGGTCCAGGCGAGCGGTGTCCACGGTCGAAGGCAGCGGCAGCATGCCGTGATTCTCGTCGTCCGGTGCCGTCGAGCGGGCCAGGTCGCCAGTGGCACTGTAGTTGAAGGAGCCCAGGCGGCAGCCGGAAATCGGGCCGGCCGCCGACACCTGGCGCAGGATCTCCTTCTGGAGCGCCGTACCGGTCAGATCACGTTTCTGCTCGCCCTCCCTGATCGTTGCCATCACCTGCTCGATCGTGCCCACGGAATCGTCCGGAAAGTCGACCAGTTGCGCCACGCCGGCAACCTGGTCGTGGGCGAACAGCTGCGCTGGCGCCGCGGCGTCCGGCCTTGGCGCAGCTGCAACGCTCAGGGCGCGCTGTCCAAGCGCGTCCGCCTCCCGCTCCAGCCCGACATCGTCGTTGACACCGACGCCTTGTCTGTGCAACGTCGGCCGTACCCGCCCCTGCACCTGCTGCACGATATGCCAGGCCTCATGCGGCAGGTGCCGTTCCTGCCCCGGACCCAAGTGGATTTCACTGTCCTGGGCATACGCGTGTGCTTGCATCCGGGCCGGCTGCGCCGAGCCGTAATGCACGCGCACGTGGTCCATGCGCATGCCGGACAGCGACTCGATGCCGGCTTTTAATGCATCCG from Pseudoduganella armeniaca includes the following:
- a CDS encoding eCIS core domain-containing protein yields the protein MNIHALADTQDVGRDRNDGTAPGQFADRSPRAPADAALQLLADRSHRATQLQEQAGVAQRARTPNRTGLPDALKAGIESLSGMRMDHVRVHYGSAQPARMQAHAYAQDSEIHLGPGQERHLPHEAWHIVQQVQGRVRPTLHRQGVGVNDDVGLEREADALGQRALSVAAAPRPDAAAPAQLFAHDQVAGVAQLVDFPDDSVGTIEQVMATIREGEQKRDLTGTALQKEILRQVSAAGPISGCRLGSFNYSATGDLARSTAPDDENHGMLPLPSTVDTARLDPWIVVFVKGTLRQAGQLQYIDKNAEQIFATHTVVIDVDCQFDRRGNVGFHKDSRGTTVFFNLTFENDAAMQGPDNYEDLEGDPGLEAKLPQVLKTDIAARRNKMIRRHGGVTSPGVIRSPRLPAHGRISSSDPNLWHSTPRMGHRDPTPLTREQLIAALTPRLPGFDLPACDDELLRHYYLASYHSHGFEEASTRKDSGDEKAATAAKRERRLSMDLDDGTITQEALAAEALQARTFLRTWVRFVPRS
- a CDS encoding polymorphic toxin type 44 domain-containing protein; its protein translation is MSAILDKNGKPMRLVAATNTTPVADAKAKQLRVCNCGNDVIPIAEYMVTEMRQNPFSEQGRKMTAANAYDINKEMQAWQALPWYAKLGGPPDFASIALSQKTMAYTIWAERVGPHRPWDHKPILLARLSKQNIFRKGWQRYGNEDYYFDIWSNIHYGYVGAACGFDESELLGGAGIAQAASDVWVKVKDLEKPTVQNHPENGAWANTFDDVPDQLSIKFGVRLYQQCKPAALNVATLLKLIASVPIPWGTPRNKAKRPHECPQ
- a CDS encoding PAAR domain-containing protein, producing MSIIGWIRQGDAASCGGTVKAGHPQYDSHGKPLAHHGSPIACRKNCVVVAGDHHFTLPDGLPQALHGDKSSNGCPLASTLNGIHGIGDPTGAPVVTAWFQPAAAALAATLAPEALEQALEQALDEAPWVPGQYDDRYVLLGASDGKPLAHTDYAIEREDGSVEHGTTDAQGHTHLLKQTLEQEHVRIYLVAEDA